A stretch of Arachis hypogaea cultivar Tifrunner chromosome 15, arahy.Tifrunner.gnm2.J5K5, whole genome shotgun sequence DNA encodes these proteins:
- the LOC112751368 gene encoding uncharacterized protein isoform X1: MKFAAAAAPVRAVVVAEGSHRRCHWNRGRERDRELAVGERIGAAVLREAIAAVPAAVQPRLAPPKLLPSPSSRKLTGVAGGYRRSIWFYFESHNRVRGRRRPYLNPLSSWVLVVASYSAIRCCWNQARFTGQMHRSLIMFFAAPSFCFL; encoded by the exons ATGAAGTTCGCCGCCGCAGCTGCTCCTGTTCGCGCCGTCGTCGTCGCCGAAGGGAGCCATCGTCGCTGTCATTGGAACAGAGGgcgagagagagacagagagctcGCGGTGGGGGAAAGGATAGGCGCCGCCGTGCTGCGTGAAGCTATCGCCGCCGTTCCTGCCGCCGTCCAGCCTCGGTTAGCACCGCCGAAGCTCCTGCCATCACCGTCGTCGAGGAAGCTCACCGGAGTTGCTGGAGGCTACCGCCGCTCTATCTGGTTCTATTTTGAGTCGCACAACCGTGTCCGTGGCCGCCGGAGACCGTATCTGAATCCTCTGTCTTCTTGGGTTTTGGTTGTTGCAAGTTACTCGGCTATACGCTGTTGTTGGAACCAGGCCAGATTTACCG GACAGATGCATAGGTCTCTGATTATGTTCTTTGCTGCTCCATCGTTCTGTTTTCTATAG
- the LOC112751368 gene encoding uncharacterized protein isoform X3 encodes MKFAAAAAPVRAVVVAEGSHRRCHWNRGRERDRELAVGERIGAAVLREAIAAVPAAVQPRLAPPKLLPSPSSRKLTGVAGGYRRSIWFYFESHNRVRGRRRPYLNPLSSWVLVVASYSAIRCCWNQARFTE; translated from the exons ATGAAGTTCGCCGCCGCAGCTGCTCCTGTTCGCGCCGTCGTCGTCGCCGAAGGGAGCCATCGTCGCTGTCATTGGAACAGAGGgcgagagagagacagagagctcGCGGTGGGGGAAAGGATAGGCGCCGCCGTGCTGCGTGAAGCTATCGCCGCCGTTCCTGCCGCCGTCCAGCCTCGGTTAGCACCGCCGAAGCTCCTGCCATCACCGTCGTCGAGGAAGCTCACCGGAGTTGCTGGAGGCTACCGCCGCTCTATCTGGTTCTATTTTGAGTCGCACAACCGTGTCCGTGGCCGCCGGAGACCGTATCTGAATCCTCTGTCTTCTTGGGTTTTGGTTGTTGCAAGTTACTCGGCTATACGCTGTTGTTGGAACCAGGCCAGATTTACCG AATAG
- the LOC112751368 gene encoding uncharacterized protein isoform X2 yields MKFAAAAAPVRAVVVAEGSHRRCHWNRGRERDRELAVGERIGAAVLREAIAAVPAAVQPRLAPPKLLPSPSSRKLTGVAGGYRRSIWFYFESHNRVRGRRRPYLNPLSSWVLVVASYSAIRCCWNQARFTDA; encoded by the exons ATGAAGTTCGCCGCCGCAGCTGCTCCTGTTCGCGCCGTCGTCGTCGCCGAAGGGAGCCATCGTCGCTGTCATTGGAACAGAGGgcgagagagagacagagagctcGCGGTGGGGGAAAGGATAGGCGCCGCCGTGCTGCGTGAAGCTATCGCCGCCGTTCCTGCCGCCGTCCAGCCTCGGTTAGCACCGCCGAAGCTCCTGCCATCACCGTCGTCGAGGAAGCTCACCGGAGTTGCTGGAGGCTACCGCCGCTCTATCTGGTTCTATTTTGAGTCGCACAACCGTGTCCGTGGCCGCCGGAGACCGTATCTGAATCCTCTGTCTTCTTGGGTTTTGGTTGTTGCAAGTTACTCGGCTATACGCTGTTGTTGGAACCAGGCCAGATTTACCG ATGCATAG